One stretch of Actinacidiphila sp. DG2A-62 DNA includes these proteins:
- a CDS encoding glycosyltransferase, which produces MSRRDLRVSVVIATYNAADLLAETLGHLTRQTLPSTAFEVIVGDDGSSDGTEAVVRSFADRLQIKYYFQEDRGFRAGAARNGAARLAAAPLLVFLDTGHFPGPGFLQAHLAAHPPGRPRRAVIGPSWGYNPPAPMEGLAAIVESMTPQDAVAAYRDVPAFQDIRQPALEAVGFDMTKLLVPWQIFWAANCSVHADDFRRTGGFDETFHGWGGEDQDLGYRLHKLGLTFHYTDDAWNLAYPHGRDHPANERTFEANTRMITAKLPEPPLELGYGLMIGKDEYWPWEEEYRAFVRWRDEVRGTDVADEIAKAVADLADGERIAVFGSGGVLPAGLDSAVLVEFDQELLDRALETGDHSGYWAIGIKTTLADDTVDTVVITSRLAGLWESWGELILAEARRVGDRVRVFDGAAG; this is translated from the coding sequence ATGTCCAGGCGCGACCTGCGGGTTTCCGTCGTCATCGCCACCTACAACGCCGCAGACCTGCTGGCCGAGACGCTCGGCCACCTGACCCGCCAGACCCTGCCCAGCACCGCGTTCGAGGTGATCGTCGGCGACGACGGGTCCAGCGACGGCACCGAAGCGGTGGTGCGGTCCTTCGCCGACCGCCTGCAGATCAAGTACTACTTCCAGGAGGACCGCGGGTTCCGCGCCGGCGCCGCCCGCAACGGCGCGGCCCGGCTGGCCGCGGCGCCGCTGCTGGTCTTCCTCGACACCGGCCACTTCCCCGGGCCGGGCTTCCTGCAGGCGCATCTGGCCGCGCACCCGCCGGGCCGGCCGCGGCGCGCGGTGATCGGCCCGAGCTGGGGTTACAACCCGCCGGCGCCGATGGAGGGGCTGGCCGCGATCGTGGAGAGCATGACGCCGCAGGACGCGGTGGCCGCCTACCGCGACGTGCCGGCGTTCCAGGACATCCGGCAGCCCGCGCTGGAGGCGGTCGGCTTCGACATGACGAAGCTGCTGGTGCCCTGGCAGATCTTCTGGGCCGCGAACTGCTCGGTGCACGCGGACGACTTCCGCAGGACCGGCGGCTTCGACGAGACGTTCCACGGCTGGGGCGGCGAGGACCAGGACCTCGGCTACCGCCTGCACAAGCTCGGGCTGACCTTCCACTACACCGACGACGCCTGGAACCTGGCCTACCCGCACGGCCGCGACCACCCGGCGAACGAGCGGACCTTCGAGGCCAACACCCGCATGATCACGGCCAAGCTCCCCGAGCCGCCGCTCGAACTGGGCTACGGCCTGATGATCGGCAAGGACGAGTACTGGCCCTGGGAGGAGGAGTACCGCGCGTTCGTCCGCTGGCGCGACGAGGTGCGGGGGACGGACGTCGCCGACGAGATCGCCAAGGCGGTCGCCGATCTCGCGGACGGTGAGCGGATCGCGGTCTTCGGCAGCGGCGGGGTGCTGCCGGCCGGCCTGGACTCGGCGGTGCTGGTGGAGTTCGACCAGGAGCTGCTGGACCGCGCGCTGGAGACCGGCGACCACTCCGGGTACTGGGCCATCGGCATCAAGACGACGCTGGCGGACGACACCGTCGACACCGTCGTCATCACCTCGCGGCTGGCCGGGCTGTGGGAGTCGTGGGGCGAGCTGATCCTCGCCGAGGCCCGGCGGGTCGGCGACCGGGTGCGCGTCTTCGACGGCGCGGCCGGCTGA
- a CDS encoding ABC transporter ATP-binding protein, translated as MREIVSCARTLTAIGWRTDKRKFSVAVALMLAFTLSTPLLAVTLGRMTDAMMDGRDGEAAATGVLVALFAVLALAFGHFGPIAYFELSELAELDFHETLLRISNGSPGIEHHERAEHADTLSVLYEESGQLRMSLEALLNGVGLLLSIVFGSVILAQQSPLLLLLPVAALVPLATGRLAERVLDRAKTTVAEPTRLALNLFQLTTTARYAGELRVFGVGPELRRRHAELWRTGTRGLARAHLRAMALRAAGQVFFGLTYVGAVLIVVRGAISGHRSVGDVVLVIALATQVNGQVTAAVTFLQNLQRMAGAFRRIELLRAAVDETGRVPADRPAPQRLRDGIRLEGVGFRYPDSPGEALADVDLTLAAGSTVAIVGENGAGKSTLVKLLCGFYRPSSGRILVDGTDLQRMPIEDWRRRIAAGFQDFVRYEIRALEAVGVGDVPRVEDESAVRTALGRSSAEGVVDRLEEGLATQLGTSWADGAELSGGQWQKLALARAMMRDDPLLLVLDEPTSALDAQAEHDLFLKYAERAKQAGAESGAVTVLISHRFSTVRMADVIVVVGDGRLLEVGDHEALMAAGGTYAEMFAIQAEAYR; from the coding sequence GTGAGAGAGATCGTCAGTTGCGCGCGCACGCTGACCGCCATCGGCTGGCGCACCGACAAGCGCAAGTTCTCGGTGGCCGTCGCGCTGATGCTCGCCTTCACCCTGTCCACCCCGCTGCTCGCGGTCACGCTCGGCCGGATGACCGACGCGATGATGGACGGCCGCGACGGTGAGGCGGCCGCGACCGGGGTGCTCGTCGCCCTGTTCGCCGTGCTCGCCCTGGCCTTCGGGCACTTCGGGCCCATCGCGTACTTCGAGCTGTCCGAGCTGGCCGAACTGGACTTCCACGAGACGCTGCTGCGGATCTCCAACGGCTCCCCGGGCATCGAGCACCACGAACGCGCCGAGCACGCGGACACGCTGTCGGTGCTGTACGAGGAGAGCGGCCAGCTCCGGATGAGCCTGGAGGCGCTGCTCAACGGCGTCGGGCTGCTGCTGTCCATCGTGTTCGGCTCGGTGATCCTCGCCCAGCAGAGCCCGCTGCTGCTGTTGCTGCCGGTCGCCGCGCTGGTGCCGCTGGCCACCGGCCGACTGGCCGAACGGGTGCTGGACCGGGCGAAGACCACGGTCGCCGAGCCCACCCGGCTGGCCCTCAACCTCTTCCAGCTCACCACCACCGCCCGGTACGCCGGCGAGCTGCGGGTCTTCGGCGTCGGACCGGAACTGCGCAGGCGGCACGCCGAGCTGTGGCGGACCGGCACCCGCGGCCTGGCCCGCGCACACCTCCGGGCGATGGCCCTGCGCGCGGCCGGCCAGGTCTTCTTCGGCCTGACCTACGTCGGGGCGGTGCTGATCGTGGTGCGCGGCGCGATCTCCGGCCACCGCAGCGTCGGCGACGTGGTGCTGGTGATCGCGCTGGCCACGCAGGTCAACGGCCAGGTGACGGCGGCGGTGACCTTCCTGCAGAACCTGCAGCGGATGGCCGGCGCGTTCCGCCGGATCGAGCTGCTGCGGGCGGCCGTCGACGAGACCGGCCGGGTCCCCGCCGACCGGCCGGCCCCCCAGCGGCTGCGCGACGGCATCCGCCTGGAAGGGGTCGGCTTCCGCTACCCCGACAGCCCGGGCGAGGCGCTCGCGGACGTCGACCTGACGCTGGCCGCCGGCAGCACCGTGGCGATCGTCGGCGAGAACGGCGCGGGCAAGTCCACGCTGGTCAAGCTGCTGTGCGGGTTCTACCGCCCGTCCAGCGGCCGCATCCTGGTGGACGGCACCGACCTCCAGCGGATGCCGATCGAGGACTGGCGCCGCCGGATCGCCGCCGGCTTCCAGGACTTCGTGCGGTACGAGATCCGGGCGCTGGAAGCGGTCGGGGTCGGCGACGTGCCCCGCGTCGAGGACGAGTCGGCGGTCCGCACCGCGCTCGGCCGGTCCAGTGCCGAGGGCGTGGTGGACCGGCTGGAGGAGGGCCTGGCCACCCAGCTGGGCACCTCATGGGCGGACGGCGCGGAACTGTCCGGCGGCCAGTGGCAGAAGCTCGCGCTGGCCCGGGCGATGATGCGCGACGACCCGCTGCTCCTGGTGCTGGACGAGCCGACCTCCGCGCTCGACGCGCAGGCCGAGCACGACCTGTTCCTGAAGTACGCCGAGCGCGCCAAACAGGCCGGCGCCGAGTCGGGCGCGGTCACCGTGCTGATCTCGCACCGGTTCTCCACCGTGCGGATGGCCGACGTCATCGTCGTGGTCGGCGACGGCCGGCTGCTGGAGGTCGGCGACCACGAGGCGCTGATGGCCGCGGGCGGCACATACGCCGAGATGTTCGCCATCCAGGCGGAGGCGTACCGCTGA
- a CDS encoding NAD-dependent epimerase/dehydratase family protein, giving the protein MTSVLVIGATGYSGAYVAAAFAEAGHQVSALQRPGGRTVPDRYPAVPGDLSDPASLTAAARGFDLVVQIGRIEGDIEREGARALLDSGARLIHTSGADVLGSGEVAEDDDPKPPPIVGWRAEVERAVLAGGGVVVRPGLIYGNRGGVVQDMFVPLANRIGAGVYVGAPGVRWAAVHVEDLARLYLEVAAKAAPGTAWNGVSETVTVDRLAAAVGGGVAVSWPEDAPVPPEIGLIGPLMRFDQEVSSEKTRREMGWKPLHESIADHYLRERTAAR; this is encoded by the coding sequence ATGACGAGCGTCCTGGTCATCGGCGCCACCGGCTACTCAGGCGCCTATGTGGCCGCGGCCTTCGCCGAGGCCGGTCACCAGGTCTCGGCCCTGCAGCGGCCCGGCGGCCGCACCGTCCCCGACCGGTACCCCGCGGTGCCGGGCGACCTTTCCGACCCGGCCTCGCTGACCGCCGCGGCCCGCGGCTTCGACCTCGTGGTGCAGATCGGCCGCATCGAGGGCGACATCGAGCGGGAGGGCGCGAGGGCCCTGCTGGACTCCGGCGCCCGGCTGATCCACACCTCGGGCGCGGACGTGCTCGGGTCCGGCGAGGTCGCCGAGGACGACGACCCCAAGCCGCCGCCGATCGTCGGCTGGCGGGCCGAGGTGGAGCGCGCGGTGCTGGCCGGCGGAGGCGTCGTGGTCCGGCCCGGGCTGATCTACGGCAACCGCGGCGGCGTGGTGCAGGACATGTTCGTGCCGCTGGCGAACCGGATCGGCGCCGGGGTCTACGTCGGCGCGCCCGGCGTGCGCTGGGCGGCGGTGCACGTGGAGGACCTGGCGCGGCTGTATCTGGAGGTGGCGGCGAAGGCGGCCCCCGGCACCGCGTGGAACGGCGTCAGCGAGACCGTCACCGTCGACCGGCTCGCCGCGGCGGTGGGCGGCGGCGTCGCCGTGTCCTGGCCGGAGGACGCCCCGGTGCCGCCGGAGATCGGCCTGATCGGCCCGCTGATGCGCTTCGACCAGGAGGTCAGCTCGGAGAAGACGCGGCGTGAGATGGGCTGGAAACCGCTGCACGAGTCGATCGCCGACCACTACCTGCGCGAGCGCACAGCCGCCCGCTGA
- a CDS encoding ABC transporter ATP-binding protein, producing the protein MNVALAALPVAFVVTTSVVLGKVPAAVAGGLHSSQWHDLVPVFLAAAAIFVAQQILAVVQTSLGVLLSRTVDGTVIEELMEAATRSAHVTSLEDEQVVADLRFAARELEFGLQFWSPGTGTAGTLALIARYGQLLGYSLVIAIAFSWPAGIVVALAVAGFRVGERGGLRRYVQARFDLNGHENKVEYMRHLAVQADAGKEIRVFGLSDWTGGQMRGAYQDWFTPMWRERRRIYLWPGIFVFVFGLLVCGALFGYIGSDAHGALTLTEFAMVMQSAIGALRLSEFYPEADLQTAIGSVTYGAVRRFAAHVEHDVTSAELRPEQAATAPVPEHDVRFEKVSFRYPGTDRPVLDGLDLTIEAGKCTAIVGVNGAGKTTLVKLLARLYEPDSGAVLLDGADIRSYDLESWRRRLAVIFQDYLRYQLSAADNVALGSVASADDRAGVRDAIEAMGVAPALDALPRGMDTPLAPHLSGGAGLSGGQWQRVALARAVFALRHGSPVVVLDEPTASLDARAEARFFDRFAELTRGATTLLISHRFSTVRHADRIVVLEHGRISEQGSHEELLALGGRYAELFRLQADRFTGDGDPADLDGDDGDDGDDAENATDEPDEVLL; encoded by the coding sequence GTGAACGTGGCGCTCGCCGCGCTGCCGGTCGCCTTCGTCGTCACCACCAGCGTCGTGCTCGGCAAGGTGCCGGCCGCGGTCGCGGGCGGGCTGCACTCCTCGCAGTGGCACGATCTGGTCCCCGTCTTCCTCGCCGCCGCCGCGATCTTCGTGGCCCAGCAGATCCTCGCGGTCGTGCAGACCTCCCTGGGCGTGCTGCTCTCCCGCACCGTCGACGGCACGGTCATCGAGGAGCTGATGGAGGCGGCCACGCGCAGTGCCCACGTGACCTCGCTGGAGGACGAGCAGGTGGTCGCCGACCTGCGGTTCGCCGCGCGCGAGCTGGAGTTCGGCCTGCAGTTCTGGAGCCCCGGCACCGGCACGGCGGGCACGCTGGCGCTGATCGCCCGCTACGGACAACTGCTCGGCTACAGCCTGGTGATCGCGATCGCCTTCTCCTGGCCGGCCGGGATCGTGGTGGCCCTGGCCGTGGCCGGTTTCCGCGTCGGCGAGCGCGGCGGGCTGCGCCGCTACGTCCAGGCCCGGTTCGACCTCAACGGCCACGAGAACAAGGTCGAGTACATGCGCCACCTCGCGGTGCAGGCCGACGCCGGCAAGGAGATCCGGGTGTTCGGGCTGTCGGACTGGACCGGTGGCCAGATGCGCGGGGCGTACCAGGACTGGTTCACCCCGATGTGGCGGGAGCGCCGCCGCATCTACCTGTGGCCCGGCATCTTCGTCTTCGTCTTCGGACTGCTGGTGTGCGGGGCGCTGTTCGGGTACATCGGGTCCGACGCGCACGGCGCGCTGACCCTCACCGAGTTCGCCATGGTGATGCAGTCGGCGATCGGCGCGCTGCGGCTCTCGGAGTTCTACCCCGAGGCCGATCTGCAGACCGCGATCGGCAGCGTGACCTACGGGGCGGTGCGGCGGTTCGCCGCGCATGTCGAGCACGACGTCACCAGCGCCGAGCTGCGGCCGGAGCAGGCCGCCACGGCGCCCGTCCCCGAACACGACGTCCGCTTCGAGAAGGTCAGCTTCCGCTACCCCGGCACCGACCGGCCGGTCCTGGACGGCCTCGACCTGACCATCGAGGCCGGAAAGTGCACCGCCATCGTGGGGGTCAACGGCGCCGGCAAGACCACCCTGGTCAAGCTGCTGGCCCGGCTCTACGAACCGGACTCCGGCGCGGTGCTGCTGGACGGCGCCGACATCCGCTCGTACGACCTGGAGTCCTGGCGCCGCCGGCTGGCGGTGATCTTCCAGGACTACCTGCGCTACCAGCTCTCGGCCGCCGACAACGTCGCGCTGGGCTCGGTGGCCTCGGCGGACGACCGCGCCGGGGTGCGCGACGCGATCGAGGCGATGGGCGTCGCCCCCGCGCTGGACGCGCTGCCGCGCGGCATGGACACCCCGCTCGCCCCGCACCTGAGCGGTGGCGCCGGGCTGTCCGGCGGCCAGTGGCAGCGGGTGGCGCTGGCCCGGGCGGTGTTCGCGCTGCGGCACGGCTCGCCGGTGGTGGTGCTCGACGAGCCGACCGCCAGCCTGGACGCCCGCGCGGAGGCCCGCTTCTTCGACCGGTTCGCCGAGCTGACCCGCGGCGCGACCACGCTGCTGATCTCCCACCGCTTCTCCACCGTCCGGCACGCCGACCGGATCGTCGTGCTGGAGCACGGCAGGATCAGCGAGCAGGGCAGCCACGAGGAACTGCTGGCACTCGGCGGTCGCTACGCCGAGCTGTTCCGGCTCCAGGCCGACCGCTTCACCGGCGACGGCGACCCCGCCGACCTCGACGGGGACGACGGGGACGACGGGGACGACGCCGAGAACGCCACCGACGAGCCGGACGAGGTGCTGCTGTGA
- a CDS encoding DUF899 domain-containing protein yields the protein MDNPVVSRAEWLAARKDLLAKEAELARTRQELIEARRKLPMTEVTKEYRFEGPDGQVGLADLFEGRRQLIVYHFMFDPQWSEGCKHCSLILDNVGHLSHINALNTTFALASRAPYEKIAAFRERMGWSVPWYSVDGPDFNRDFHVALGDAYNPEEMGDPDDPSRFLEGEAGVFVREGDRILHAYSTYDGGIEIDLLHGTFNLLDMTPLGRQDDAPGRPWLFHHDRYPQEALAGR from the coding sequence ATGGACAATCCCGTGGTCTCCAGGGCCGAATGGCTGGCGGCCCGCAAGGACCTGCTCGCCAAGGAGGCCGAACTCGCCAGGACCCGGCAGGAGCTGATCGAGGCCCGGCGGAAGCTGCCGATGACGGAGGTGACGAAGGAGTACCGCTTCGAGGGCCCGGACGGCCAGGTGGGTCTGGCCGACCTCTTCGAGGGCCGGCGCCAGCTGATCGTCTACCACTTCATGTTCGACCCGCAGTGGTCCGAGGGCTGCAAGCACTGCTCGCTGATCCTGGACAACGTCGGGCACCTGTCCCACATCAACGCCCTCAACACCACGTTCGCGCTCGCCTCGCGCGCGCCGTACGAGAAGATCGCGGCCTTCCGCGAGCGGATGGGCTGGTCCGTGCCGTGGTACTCGGTCGACGGCCCGGACTTCAACCGCGACTTCCACGTGGCGCTCGGCGACGCCTACAACCCGGAGGAGATGGGCGACCCGGACGACCCCTCCCGGTTCCTGGAGGGCGAGGCCGGGGTGTTCGTCCGCGAGGGCGACCGCATCCTGCACGCGTACTCGACCTACGACGGCGGCATCGAGATCGACCTGCTGCACGGCACGTTCAACCTGCTCGACATGACGCCGCTGGGGCGGCAGGACGACGCGCCGGGCCGGCCGTGGCTGTTCCACCACGACCGCTACCCGCAGGAGGCGCTGGCCGGCCGCTGA